A genomic segment from Solenopsis invicta isolate M01_SB chromosome 5, UNIL_Sinv_3.0, whole genome shotgun sequence encodes:
- the LOC105205783 gene encoding vitellogenin-3 precursor (The RefSeq protein has 2 substitutions compared to this genomic sequence): protein MWFPVVLLLLVGVAVAVPDHEHAWEPQNEYQYSVFVRTLTGVDTLKQQYTGIQLKGVLVIQVKSEELLQAKYINPRYAHIHQELSNGPYSKIPEENLEYRDIPMSGKPFEIKLKHGVIRDLLFDRNVPTWEVNMLKGIVGQLQIDTQGENAIDSQSTQIPSNSEPSSATFKAMEDSVGGKCEVLYEITPLPQHVAQTRPDRVPMSSVPSKGHHYEVKKLKNYEKCQERQLYHYGMDVKMTKENMMKRNKVVSELSTTHIVITGTLKSFTIQSTEMKNEITVQPESSDSPIGTVYSITKLTLAKINKISNSWFGPLELSNVESTGNLVYIFNNPFSDSEQRKVGQPSISRNSEQENSLETKKRSFHSHSSSSSSSSSSSSEEENESVMQSKASLRNIFMAPNVPLLPYFIGFKGKTIMKSDEHNVMQLAKDLLLQIAKEIQNPSEGYENTLEKYVNLKNLIRTMDRKQYTELEQYVSQFNKATVEGENAWYTLRDAVVHAGTGPAFVTIENWLKSGQVKGEEAAELLSKIPKSVHQPTPDYIKEFFKLIKSSVVTQQEYVNVSAPLAFAELLRNNYVVPSYYPVHSFGRMTLKGNEEIDNYISYLANQLQQGYLENNTQKIQTFIFALGVTAHPKIISVFEPYLEGKLPTTKYQRMLMVAALYDLSRDIPKLVGPIFYKLYMNENEAHEVRCMAVQQFILTDPPMITLQRVAKYTNYDQSDQVNSAVKSTLNSIINTKRPEWRNLANKARSVRYLVNPKNYDTWYSKGYYIDFENWVFKGLNVKMVASNDAVLPRYVYVGLDSIFNFLRKPTFEVGYAVSSYRQVYDLINELWNSYQFEEMREKSQGSRVEKLAQELKIKSGQKNNLEGHVLFNSVYGSMVYPYDKHRIREAVAALKKLLTSDSKLKTTAFNNFEKIVSFPMEMGVPFVYSFELPVFVKSEINFKKGEPITSRSGVYETLFCNRVQKRFGFIAPFEYQNYIAGIDKNGIMRVPLKYETNIDIKQKNFALKIHPNIPQSGTSTGLTHYSVVPFTTRQNIFNLQPVSNEGNTRPVITSEIHKMTKEKGPFSIKIESDTTKKESVLEDIVTGISKSSNSNNERYMKIDTTFESKQVAKCEIQIDMTFDAVTIHGKNQQPSHKEMQHHSKLDWKPNSKERREEIVNVLSAGLKSGTVFVADVSFSLPRLQDNTYVFTVGSVRSNIDQKLRHYFYVNTNAAQEVKYELCYSQEVQYAYPTPLNFEYAINNEPKDKLKGVLRYGRTCNTGNEIVITGSSSQSPQLRDMIENSSITKQCMEEIQKGKKSVRTCNKATDVAQVRDQLNFHIDASQLSEIRQKYDQVIGLLNYTNLSQYNVQQNSETNTIVVQNPWVMVPTVQEPWYRWAIKPSESQRQSEIDVLLDEVSQPSCTLDNDKILTFDNQLYNVQLGKCKHVLLTTYPQDSHNRRNYIPESSKVAVLAKDTDNDSRNVYVWLGNLEIELKKVGNDLKVAINGQNVEIPEKGHQESNGNEIIFEIVQLPDGSLSVISEKYGITVIFDGKHVRLYANGATYRNAIRGLCGNYDSRRDNDFLTPKNCLLTKPEEFAATYAMTNENCQGPAPENKRKAEGAMCIEVPEQQQMNVISDREAGRMMTEGGNWGYHQSNRKKEHGQDSKRGHGHKKYNQKDSQEGGSNESQYRKKHNIVYRTRVVEMDDKICFTTTPVPGCLQDTRPVERVPKKYDLYCLSKNNESMDLKRRVEEGAKPDFTQKPVNKIQNFQIPVSCSAA from the exons ATGTGGTTCCCTGTCGTCCTTCTCTTACTTG TCGGCGTGGCCGTGGCCATGCCTGACCACGAGCATGCCTGGGAACCGCAGAACGAGTATCAATACTCTGTATTCGTTCGGACACTGACTGGTGTGGACACGTTGAAACAGCAATATACTGGAATTCAATTAAAGGGTGTTCTCGTCATTCAAGTAAAATCAGAGGAGTTGTTGCAAGCGAAGTATATCAATCCACGATATGCTCATATACACCAAGAATTATCGAACGGTCCGTATTCCAAGATTCCTGAAGAGAATCTCGAATATCGCGATATACCCATGTCGGGAAAGCCATTTGAGATCAAGTTGAAGCACGGAGTGATCCGGGATTTATTATTCGATCGTAACGTACCTACTTGGGAGGTGAATATGCTCAAGGGTATCGTAGGTCAGCTGCAGATCGACACTCAGGGCGAAAACGCGATAGATAGCCAGAGTACTCAGATTCCCTCCAACTCAGAGCCTTCTTCCGCTACGTTTAAAGCCATGGAGGATTCCGTCGGTGGCAAATGCGAGGTTCTATATGAGATTACGCCGTTGCCCCAACATGTAGCCCAAACGAGGCCAGATAGAGTACCTATGTCGTCTGTACCCAGCAAAGGTCATCATTATGAAGTTAAGAAGTTGAAGAATTATGAGAAGTGCCAGGAGCGACAGCTCTACCATTACGGTATGGACGTTAAAATGACGAAGGAAAATATGATGAAACGAAATAAAGTTGTTTCG GAATTATCCACGACTCACATAGTTATCACGGGTACCTTGAAAAGTTTCACCATTCAATCTACTGAGATGAAGAACGAGATAACCGTTCAACCTGAATCATCCGATTCTCCCATTGGTACTGTCTACAGTATAACGAAATTAACTTTGGccaaaataaacaaaatctcCAACTCTTGGTTTGGACCACTCGAATTAAGCAACGTCGAGTCAACTGGAAATCTGgtgtacatatttaataatccTTTCTCTGATTCCGAGCAGCGAAAAGTAGGTCAGCCGAGCATTAGTCGAAATTCCGAGCAAGAAAACTCTTTAGAGACCAAAAAAAGATCTTTCCACAGTCACAGTTCCTCATCCAGTAGCTCTAGTAGTTCCAGCAGCGAGGAAGAAAATGAATCTGTCATGCAATCTAAGGCGTCATTACGAAACATTTTCATGGCTCCGAACGTCCCGCTGTTACCTTACTTTATCGGTTTCAAAGGCAAGACGATCATGAAATCTAATGAGCACAACGTTATGCAACTTGCCAAGGACTTACTTCTCCAAATAGCTAAAGAAATACAGAATCCTTCTGAAGGATATGAGAATACGCTGGAGAAATATGTAAACTTAAAGAATCTCATTCGCACCATGGATCGCAAGCAGTACACTGAGTTAGAGCAATATGTATCCCAATTTAATAAGGCAACAGTGGAAGGCGAAAATGCTTGGTACACCTTACGCGATGCTGTCGTACATGCTGGAACTGGACCTGCTTTTGTCACTATCGAAAATTGGCTAAAGAGTGGACAAGTTAAAGGCGAAGAGGCGGCAGAACTTCTTTCTAAAATTCCCAAAAGCGTTCACCAACCAACACCGGATTATATCAAAGAATTCTTT AAACTGATTAAGAGTTCAGTGGTAACTCAACAAGAATACGTAAATGTGTCCGCACCTCTAGCATTTGCTGAACTGTTACGCAATAATTATGTCGTCCCATCTTACTATCCGGTACACAGTTTCGGCCGTATGACTCTTAAGGGAAATGAAGAGATAGACAACTATATTTCTTATTTGGCTAACCAATTGCAACAAGGCTACCTCGAAAACAATACTCAGAAAATTCAGACATTCATCTTTGCACTTGGTGTCACTGCCCATCCGAAGATTATCTCAGTCTTTGAGCCATACTTAGAAGGCAAGCTGCCGACGACGAAATATCAACGTATGCTCATGGTGGCCGCTCTGTATGATCTATCCAGAGACATACCAAAATTAGTTGGACCAATTTTCTATAAGCTCTACATGAATGAAAACGAAGCTCACGAAGTTCGTTGCATGGCAGTACAGCAATTTATCCTGACAGACCCGCCAATGATTACGTTGCAACGCGTAGCGAAATACACTAATTACGATCAGAGTGATCAGGTGAACTCTGCCGTGAAGAGTACGCTAAACAGCATCATTAATACGAAGCGACCGGAATGGCGAAATCTCGCTAACAAGGCGCGCAGTGTCAGGTATCTAGTGAATCCAAAGAACTATGACACCTGGTACTCGAAGGGCTACTATATAGATTTTGAAAACTGGGTTTTCAAAGGACTTAATGTGAAAATGGTTGCTAGTAATGATGCCGTACTACCCAGATATGTATACGTTGGCCTTGATAGTATTTTCAACTTCCTCCGTAAGCCCACTTTCGAAGTAGGATATGCGGTATCGAGCTACAGGCAGGTTTACGATTTGATCAATGAGTTGTGGAACTCCTATCAATTTGAAGAAATGAGAGAGAAATCACAAGGATCACGCGTTGAGAAACTAGCGCAAGAACTTAAGATTAAATCCGGACAGAAGAATAATTTGGAAGGACATGTCCTGTTTAACTCGGTATACGGTTCCATGGTCTATCCTTACGACAAGCATAGAATTAGAGAGGCCGTTGCTG CGCTGAAAAAACTTCTGACGAGTGACTCCAAACTGAAAACAACTGCATTTAACAATTTCGAAAAGATAGTGAGCTTCCCGATGGAAATGGGTGTGCCGTTCGTCTATTCTTTCGAGCTGCCAGTATTTGTAAAAAgtgaaattaactttaaaaaaggAGAACCCATCACCTCGAGGAGTGGCGTTTACGAAACGTTATTCTGCAATAGAGTACAGAAGCGGTTTGGTTTCATAGCACCTTTCGAGTATCAGAATTATATTGCTGGTATTGACAAAAATGGAATAATGCGAGTACCTCTAAAATACGAAACcaatattgatataaaacagaaaaactTTGCATTGAAGATTCATCCGAACATACCGCAATCTGGAACGAGTACTGGATTAACACATTATAGTGTCGTTCCCTTCACCACGcgacaaaatatctttaatcttcaacCAGTATCTAATGAGGGTAATACGCGTCCTGTGATAACCtcagaaatacataaaatgacAAAAGAAAAAGGTCCATTTTCTATCAAAATAGAATCTGATACCACGAAAAAAGAATCAGTCTTGGAAGATATCGTTACGGGAATCTCGAAATCATCTAATTCTAATAACGAGCGTTATATGAAAATAGACACAACATTTGAGTCTAAGCAAGTAGCAAAGTGTGAGATACAAATCGACATGACGTTCGATGCAGTGACAATTCACGGTAAGAATCAGCAACCATCGCATAAAGAGATGCAACACCACAGTAAACTGGATTGGAAACCAAACAGTaaggaaagaagagaagaaattGTAAATGTCCTCAGCGCAGGTCTCAAGTCGGGTACAGTCTTTGTAGCGGACGTAAGTTTCAGTCTCCCGAGGTTACAAGACAACACTTATGTTTTTACTGTCGGCAGCGTGAGAAGTAATATAGACCAGAAATTAAGACATTACTTTTATGTTAATACTAATGCAGCGCAAGAAGTAAAATATGAACTTTGTTACTCACAAGAAGTACAATATGCATATCCTACTCCTCTCAATTTCGAATACGCCATTAATAACGAAccaaaagataaattaaagggTGTATTGCGATATGGAAGAACCTGCAATACAGGAAATGAAATTGTTATCACCGGAAGCTCCTCACAAAGTCCACAACTGAGAGATATGATAGAGAACTCCAGCATTACCAAACAATGTATGGAAGAGATTCAAAAGGGAAAGAAATCTGTGCGAACTTGCAATAAGGCTACTGACGTTGCCCAAGTGAGGGATCAGCTAAACTTTCATATTGATGCATCCCAGCTTTCTGAAATACGCCAGAAATATGACCAGGTGATCGGTCTCCTCAATTATACGAATTTATCACAATACAATGTTCAGCAAAACTCTGAAACCAACACCATCGTTGTACAAAACCCATGGGTGATGGTACCAACCGTACAAGAGCCGTGGTACCGTTGGGCCATTAAACCTTCAGAATCACAAAGGCAAAGTGAAATTGATGTCCTGTTAGACGAAGTATCACAAC CTTCGTGCACTCTCGATAACGACAAGATTCTTACTTTTGATAACCAGCTCTATAACGTGCAACTAGGAAAATGTAAGCACGTGCTTTTAACCACCTATCCACAAGATTCCCATAATCGTAGAAATTATATTCCGGAAAGCTCGAAAGTGGCTGTCTTAGCTAAAGATACGGACAATGACAGCAGAAATGTTTATGTATGGCTGGGCAATCTAGAAATTGAACTGAAGAAAGTGGGTAATGATCTAAAAGTTGCAATAAACGGACAGAACGTCGAGATACCGGAGAAAGGCCATCAAGAAAGCAATGGAAATGAAATCATTTTCGAAATCGTGCAATTACCAGACGGATCCCTCTCTGTCATTTCAGAGAAGTATGGAATAACCGTCATATTCGACGGAAAACACGTTCGATTATAT GCAAATGGTGCAACATATCGTAATGCCATACGTGGTCTCTGCGGCAACTACGACTCCAGGCGTGATAACGATTTCCTCACTCCTAAGAACTGTCTCTTGACGAAACCGGAAGAATTTGCCGCTACCTACGCTATGACAAACGAGAATTGCCAAGGACCTGCTCCGGAAAATAAACGAAAAGCCGAAGGAGCCATGTGCATTGAAGTGCCAGAGCAGCAACAGATGAACGTTATCAGCGACAGAGAAGCGGGTAGAATGATGACAGAGGGCGGAAATTGGGGCTACCATCAGTCTAATCGCAAGAAAGAACATGGACAAGATAGTAAAAGAGGTCACggtcataaaaaatacaatcagAAAGACTCGCAGGAGGGTGGATCAAACGAGAGTCAATATAGGAAGAAACACAACATTGTCTATCGCACGAGAGTTGTAGAAATGGACGATAAAATCTGTTTCACTACTACACCTGTACCAGGATGCCTCCAAGATACCAGGCCCGTAGAAAGAGTTCCGAAGAAATATGATCTTTATTGCCTGTCGAAGAACAATGAATCTATGGACCTCAAACGTAGGGTCGAGGAAGGCGCTAAGccagattttactcaaaagccTGTCAACAAGATACAAAACTTCCAAATTCCTGTCTCTTGCAGCGCCGCATAA